The Temnothorax longispinosus isolate EJ_2023e chromosome 12, Tlon_JGU_v1, whole genome shotgun sequence genome includes a window with the following:
- the LOC139823423 gene encoding gamma-glutamyl hydrolase A-like — translation MSRIFLSFLIMCFTMSVLLPILLTAFVFTVARTEAESNNRPIIGILTQEIHYKLNEKFPNQYHSYIAASYVKFVEGAGARPVPIWIGRNDSYYEDILSKVNGVLWPGGSTYFFQKEGYADAGVVIYRIAKEINARGEYFPIFGICLGFELLTYAAANRVEHRSNCSSKNQPLPLEFTDDFRESNLFKNASPDVLGILAEEYVTANYHRYCVTRKDLHRVNLTDEFHVLSLNRDREGLEFISTLEHRQFPFYGLQFHPEKNLYEWVTGKNIPHGTSATVASQYFANFFVNETRKNSHEFRTKEEEERSLIYNYPVTYTALWNSSFQQCYMFKKSDRNSLLIENDV, via the exons ATGTCAAGGATTTTCTTATCATTTCTTATCATGTGTTTCACGATGAGCGTTCTGTTGCCGATTCTACTTACGGCGTTTGTCTTTACAGTCGCGAGGACTGAAGCAGAATCGAACAATCGGCCCATTATCG GTATTCTGACGCAGGagatacattataaattaaatgagaaGTTTCCCAATCAGTATCACAGCTACATCGCCGCGTCGTACGTGAAGTTCGTGGAGGGTGCCGGCGCTCGACCCGTCCCGATTTG GATTGGCAGAAACGATTCGTACTACGAAGATATCCTGAGCAAAGTCAACGG AGTTCTCTGGCCGGGAGGTTCGACGTATTTCTTTCAGAAGGAAGGATATGCCGATGCGGGCGTTGTGATTTACAG AATCGCGAAGGAGATCAACGCGAGAGGCGAGTACTTCCCGATATTTGGTATCTGCCTCGGCTTCGAGCTCTTGACGTATGCCGCGGCTAATCGCGTCGAGCACAGATCGAATTGTTCCAGTAAAAATCAGCCCCTTCCGCTAGAATTCACAGATG acTTTAGAGAAAGCAATTTGTTTAAGAACGCTTCGCCGGATGTCTTGGGGATCTTGGCCGAGGAGTACGTCACGGCGAATTATCATCGTTATTGCGTTACGAGGAAG GATTTACACCGTGTCAATTTAACCGACGAATTTCACGTGTTGTCGCTGAATCGCGATAGAGAGGGTTTGGAATTCATCTCCACGCTGGAGCACAGGCAATTCCCGTTTTATGGATTGCAATTCCATCCGGAGAAGAACCTTTACGAATGGGTGACCGGGAAGAATATTCCTCACGGGACCAGTGCTACTGTAGCATCTCAATACTTCGCCAATTTCTTCGTTAACGAGA CTCGTAAGAATTCGCACGAATTTAGGAcgaaagaggaggaggaacgGAGTCTGATCTACAACTACCCCGTTACTTACACAGCGCTGTGGAATTCGTCTTTCCAGCAGTGTTACATGTTTAAGAAAAGCGATCGCAATAGCCTCCTTATAGAGAATGATGTGTAG